In the Budorcas taxicolor isolate Tak-1 chromosome 1, Takin1.1, whole genome shotgun sequence genome, GCCAGGCAGGACGTCACGGTCAGACACGCACAACTTCAGCCGATAGTTTGTCTGTTCCAGCTGCCGGATCATCTCGTGGACAAACTCAATATCGCTGGGGCAGTAGCAGATGAAGGCATCAAAATACTCAGGCTTTTGCCCTGGGTGCGAGCACAATGCGGATGGTCAGAGCCCTCCAGGAAGGCTGGGGATGAGCCCAGACAGGTGCCCCCAGCCTAAGCGACCCTGGTCCTGGATCCCACACAATCGAACGAGTACCTCCTCTCCACCCCAGGCCAAGGCCTAGGTTAGCCATGAGCTAAACATCACTTCTCATACTCGAAACCAGAGGTTggactattattattcccatttcttaggaaactgaagctcagacagATTGACTTGCCCAAGCACAACCCATCTGCTTCCAACACTCATGCTCTTAACTCCACAATGTGCTATGGCCCAGAGGGGCAGGACTGGGCCCTTACCTAGGGGGTCATCGCGAATAGTGATGCCTGCCATGTCATTTATCCGAGGGATGCTGCTGTCTATAGAGTCCACCTGTAAAGGCTTCTCAGatgcctcctgctgctgcttcagaATATACTTTTGGCAGTCCTCCTCTGTAGGGAAGAGACAAGGTGTGGCCAGCTCCCCAGGGGTACCCCATGCCTTTACCCACAGTCAGGATCCAGCCCCGGCCCCACCTTCCTGGCTGTGTTGTGCCCCAGGGCTTCTCCAGCCCACTGGTGCCATCCACAGTTCAACAGCTTTGTTAGGATGGCCAGAGCTCCCACCTGGCTCTGGCCATCCTAAGAGGATATCAGTGATGTTCTGGTTATGAGAGAAGCCATCGAGGTCAGGCTTGTGCCTCTGCCCCTTTCCTCACCGTCCCCCCGCCCAGCCTGCCTTTTAAGGCTCCTGAGAATTAAACCCAAGGTGTCCTCTAGGATCCACTGCTGATGCGGGCAGAGCATGAAAGCACTCAGGAGACCTGGTGCTTATATGCAGCAAGGGCAGCAGCCCCAACCAAACGAGGTGGGCCACTGTCCCCATGCCTGTGCAAGTATATCGTGTGTCAGAAGGTGGCAGGAAAGGGTGCATTTTCTAGGGACCTGAGATTTCCAAGACTGTCAGCTTTCAGCCCCTTCCCTGCCTATTGCTCTACTTGAAGCAATCCCAAGCACCCCAACAGAGGACCCGGATTCTGACTCCTGGTCCGATGTGAAAGCTTTGGCCTTAGTGGTTTCCTTGTGCCTTTCGGGGCCTTCGCCTCCTTTCTCCAGGCCCCATCATCCCCGGTATTGAAAGAGGGAACTAGTCTTGCGCGGTTTCCCCTCTGCGGGCTGTCTCCAACGTCTCCCTTGCTACCCCCAAAGTACCCCGCCACCCCGCCGCCTCCGAGGAGGGACCAGTGAAGGTCGGGTCTTTCATCTCCCGCTCCCACATCGGATGTGAGGCCGGAAGAGGGGCTTCCTCACCGATGCTGGGTCCCAGTTCCATCAGCACGTCCTCGCGACCGAGCTTGGCGAGCAGCTCGAGCAGGCGGCCCACTGAGGCGCCCGGACGTCGCTGCCAGTCGTCCAGCAGCCTGCTCGTGGGGTCGGCGTACTTCTCCAGCTGCTGGATCTCCAAGTACTCGAAGTCCATCGCCTCCGCCAGCACGGTCCAGTCGGCCGCCACCGGCGCCCGCACGTTTAGGAAGAGCGACAGGCGGCGCCGCACTCGCACGTTGAGCGCTGCCAGCGGTAGGGAGGACATGGCAGGCGTGGGGAGCGCGGACCCCGCGCTGGGGACTCCTTCAGTCATGGCGGGGTGCCCCGGGAGCCGCCGCGCAGTCGAGTCGCGTCGTTGGCCTGCGCTTCCTCCTTCCCCTTCGGCCACCCCGCCCACCTGATCCCGCCCCGCCGGTCTCTTTCCGAGAAGCGCCGCCCTGCCCTACAATCTGGAGCCCCAGTAGATGTGCGGAGGCGGGGGGCGCCCCATCACTGCCTTCGAGATCTCGGGGGGGCTGGGGATGTGGGGACCCGGAGCCCGCCTTTTGAGGTGTTCTGAGCTCCACCCATCTGTCCACTAGGGTCTGGCGCGGCGGTGGGACGATGACCTTACTTCCGCGTTTACAGGAAAGACGGGACTTAATCTTTGGGAAGTGGGGGAGTTACCTTCTTTCCACTGGGGATCTGAGGGATTCAGGCGGTGCTGCGCTCGAGGAGCAATTGCGCTCGAGGAGCAAATTGCGCTCCCCCGCAATCTGGGGGAGCACTCCTGCCCGTAGGGCTTTGGGGACTCCCTGGCTGTACACTCGGacatggaggagggagagggcatATTGCCTTTTGGCGCCAGAGGCAGACCACGGCCATGCCCTTCAAAAGTGGGGAGCACAACCCCTCCCTCCGTGTTTGAGGGTAACAGGACACCCCGACCTTATGTGTCTGAGAGAATCCCAGTACTACCCTCTGGGGTCTAGGGGAAATCATTGATGTTGGGAGTCAAGCCGGCACCTGGCTTCGCTCTTTAGAGGGCAGGTGACACCTcctcacctggggagctttggTTCTTTCACTCATTCAGTAGGTATTTATTGATCACCTATTAAGTGTCAAGTATATTTCAAGCACCCCGGATACAAAGTCTTTCCCTGCCTTGGTGGAGACCTCAACCTAGTGGGGTAGGTGGGCACTAATCCCAAATTGActgtaaaatttgtttttaaaaaatatgtgtatgtatgtatatggctCTTTCTCCAGATAGGGAGTCCCGTCACATCTCGGCAACTTTGTACAATCCATTCTCCTGCCTCCCCAGAATCCCAGATTCCCTCAGTCTTCTCGAAAGACTTCCCAGGAGAGCCCAAACGCGTCAAGGTAGGCTCTGGGGCATCTCGGAATTATCTCGGTCTCCCAGCCTGGGGAAGACAGCAGAGAAGGTtaggaagggagaagaggaatgAGAGGCCCCGGCGCCTCTTTCCCGGGTAAGAAACTGTAGGCAGCGCTCCTGACAATTCGCCATCTGTTTGGTGGCCGGCAGTGGGCAGGGTTGTAGGGAAAGGGACCCCTGGCAATGGTGAAATTTTCTTCAAGCAACGAAAGGTGCTCTTGCAAACCGGCCAGCGGTTTGGCAGTAGGCGGGGCTGCAAGTGGAAAGGATTCCTGTCCGCGTTTCTGCGCGAGGCTTCAGAAGAGTCCACCTCGGTTGGCAGGCGTAGGCTACTGTGGGCGGGGCTTTGAGTGAAAAGACGCTCTGATGTCTAACTTTGGGAGGCTCGGTTTGCGGCTTGGGGCGGGACCTCAGGCAGGCTCGCCAACCAGAGCTTGGCTGAGGCGGGGAGGTGGGCGGGACTTTTAGAGGGAAAGGCCAGTCAGACCAGTAGGTCTGTGGGTGGGACTTAggtttctgtgggtcagaggTAAGGTTCCGCGCCTGCGTGGGCCACGGTCTGTTGGTTGCTGCCCTCTCCTCCTGGCTGGTTGAGGGTTTACCCGGCCGAGCTGCGCAATGCGGAGGCTGCAGGTGGTGCTGGGTCACCTGAAGGGCCGGCCCGCTTCGGACCCGGAGCCGCAGGCCGCCCCGTGTTGGAGCGGCGCGCGGCGGGCGTCCGCAGAGGATGTCGTGGTGGTGCACGGGCGGCGCACAGCCATTGGCCGGTCGGGCCGCGGCGGCTTTAAGGTGAGGCACCTGGGCTCGAGAGCCAGGTGTGAGATGGAGGCCCGGGGTGGGCTGGGGTCTGGCTCCTCCGTTCGTTTCCCTTCGGCGTCGGTGGTGGCTTTGCGCCCGATCTGTGACCGCTCTGCCCCTTTGGGGGAGGGCGAGGCTTTGGGAGCTGGGATACGGACTTGGGATCCTAGCGGTCGCTCTTTCGGCTGTAGGACACCACCCCCGACGAGCTTCTCTCCGCCGTCATGACCGCGGTTCTCCAGGACGTCAAGCTGAGCCCGGCCCAGCTGGGAGATATCTGCGTGGGTGAGTGGACCACCCTGGCCCTGCGCTCGATCCTCGCCTTCTCATCCCGTCAAAGCGCTCCTCAAACACCTCCCTCCGTTCAGGCGCTTTCCAGGCGTCTTCAGTGAGGGGAATGGCGACAGACTGCACGCAGATAAGTGTAATCATCTTTTTAGGGCTATAGACTccaccacccctcccacccccgcgTCCAGGCACTTTCTGTGCCGGCTCCAAGCACATTCTTCATATTAAGTATGATAGGAAGTAGGAATCGCAAGGGACAAACATTTCCACGCCAGAGTCTTGGTGCCAGGGTTTGAGAACACTCTAAGGGACAGGAGTCTGGGTTTCTCTACCCATCCTGATGTCCTGTCTATTGCCAGGGTAGAACAGAGGGAGCATCGAAAAACCATCAAAGTCCAGCTTTACAGTTAATAATGGAGAAACTGCCCGGGGGATTTGCGGCAGAGCTTGGACCTGAATCTAGGACCTCTTGACCTTTAGTCTAATCTTTTTCCCCCACCTAACATTGTATGGTAAGAGTCTCATCACAGAGGTGCCACCCCTAGGTGGGGGATCACAGTTCAACCCCTGGAGTGTGAGTAGGTGGAGGACAATCAAGGAGGTGTGCATTTTCAGAAACACTTTGCTAACTGACAGGACTGCCTCCTCCGACTTCAAGCTTTGCACTACATTCTTTCTGTGTTACCTTTAAAGGCAGGCGACCTGCCCAGAGTGTGCCGATTTGGAAAAGCAGGGTGCATGGGCAGGGGATCATGGGCCTCTCAGGGACTGGATCTAGTGTCTGACCAGCACACGCTGCTGTGTAGCTGGCTCACTCTGCTCCAGACCTTGACATTCCAGTGGTTCTGAAGGAGGATTTGGAACGCCCCCTGTCTGGTCATCACAGCCGTACCTTAGTGCCCAGAGCACCACCTGGCACTGACTGGAGGTTTGCTCTCCACAGGAAATGTGCTTCAGCCCGGGGCCGGAGCGATGATGGCCCGAATCGCCCAGTTTCTGAGGTAAACTTTTCTAGTTCTTGCTCTGGGTTGGCTATTCGGACTCTTGCTTGGGCTCCGGCCCCAGAGAACTCAGCCTGCTGGTGGGAGAAGATCAGGGTCTGGTGGACTCCAGACCCCGACACAGCCAGGGTGCTCGGCACCCTGTTTTTCTGGATGCTACCTTTCCCCTACTTTGAAAGGAGGATGTGTTACTCGTGCAGAGCCGGGACAAACAGCCTTTGGGCCTGAGCAGAAAGTCCACTGTGGCCCAATCTTTCTTAAGCCTAAGTCAGCTTGTTGCTTTGGATTTTGTAAGTGTGAACTCTGTAAATATTTACCTGTAAATATCCAGGCAGGCACATTGAAGAGAGCTTTTTAAATGCTAGTTGGGTAAGCTGGCGCCTCCAAAGCAGAGCTCATCCACAGAGACTTGGGAATGGGCCAGAATCCAGGGGTCGCCCAGAAGGTACCCTGGTGAATTGCCCTGTACCTCTTATCCTAAGATGGGGGAGGagctttaaattattttcatgtgtAGATTTAAGAACCACTTAGCTCTATAATCCCAGTTGGATGGAGAAGCAATAATAGGAACATGAACTAGTGAAGGcacaggaaaatgagaaaagatgtGGCGACTAGGAGACATTCAGACTGCTTAGCCTAGAGTTCAGAAGGTTCCTCGGTCCGGCTCCGGATTTGCCTGCCAGTCTtacctgcctgctgctgctgctttaagCCACCCTGTCTGCCCACTGCTTTCCCTAAGCTGGTCAGTCTACTGTCCCTGCCTCCCTTCTCGCTAGTTAAACTCTGACCAAACAGTGTCACCACTTTCACCAGACTTTGCTGAGCACCCAAGGCTTAGCAAGAGGGCCCCTTCTTTTCCAGTCGCTGGCTACGTGCTTCCTTTTGATGTGCTTTGCTGTCTTGCTCTGTTGCTGTAGATGTGGCTAGTTAATTCACTTTCTGCGTGTGGTTGGGCGTCCTCTCGGGCGCTGTATTTCCCTGCATGTCAGCGTCCCTCACACAGAGTCAGTGTTCACTGATCACTGGGTGGATTGGGTGAAGGGGCAGTAATTAAGTAGTAGGGTGTTAGGGGACCTGGGAAGGGTAAACAGGCCACAGGTGCCTAGGACATTCTCCACCCAAGAAGGTTTCAGCAAAACCTGGCCTGGCCTCGAGTCCAGAGGTTCCCAACTCGGGTTATGTGCTAGAATCAGCAGGTTTCACCCCGAGGTTCTGAGTCTGTAGGTCTCGGGATTTGTGCAGGACTTTGTGCCCATGGCCAGCTCAGATTACATTGGCAGAGGTGGCTCTACCAGCTTCTAGGGCTGAAACCCATGTGAAAGCCTGGGGGAACCCACCCGAAGGAGGGATGTTAGAATACCTAGTACCTGTCAGGGTTCTTTGTCCAGCTGGGAACAGGCTTTCCACAGAGAATGGTGGGAACATAAAGGCTGAGAGTAGGGATGGTTTCTGGCCTTATATTttaggcattctttttttttttaattgaagcatagttgatttacaatgttgtatttctactgtatagcgaaatgattcagttacacatacatttatatacattctttttaaaaaaatatcctccATTATGGTTCATCACAGGATAGTGActgtaattccctgtgctacacagcaggaccttgttgttgatCCATTTTTATATAGTAGTTTGGATCTGTCAGCCCCGAACTCCCATGCCATCCTTCCCCTAATCACTGCCCCcatcacaagtctgttttctgcgagtccatttctgttttgaagataagctcatttgtgtcatattttatattgcaCATGTAAGCGATAGCATATATTTGGCCTTCTCtgtctggctgacttcactcagtgtgacagtctCTATTTAGgcccatccgtgttgctgcatatggcattatttcactccttttatgactgagtgatattccactgtatacacccatcacattttctttatctactcctctgttgatggatatttgcaTCGCtctcatgtcttggctattgtaaatggtgctgcagtgaacactgggatacatgcatatttttgaattatagttttgaatGGATATAGGCCCAGGAGTTGGGTCGCTCAGTCACACGGCAAGGCTAATTTTAGCTTTTTGAGtcccctccatactgttttccctagtggctgcaccaatttacattcccgtgAACCATGTAGGAGGGTTCTGTTTTCTGCACGCCCTAGCCaggatttgttatttgtagagtcTTAAATTTAcagtttgtattttatattggagtacagttgatttacaatgttgtgctcatttcaggtgtacagcaaagttattcagttatacatgtaaatatattcattcttttcccatataggttattacagattattgagtcaagtgccctgtgctatatatagtaggtctttgatgatgtatctattttatatatagtagtgtgtatatgttaatcccaaacccctaatttatccctccgcCCACGTTTCCCCTTCGGTAGCCATAAATCTGTTTTCTAAgtacatttctgttttgtaaataggttcatttgtatcattgttttaggtcccacatacaagtgatagcatatatttgtctttctctgacttaaatcgtatgatcatctctaggtctgtccgtgctgctgcaaatgggattactttgttcttttttgtggctgaacagtattccatcatatatatgtaccacctctTCACTCACTCCTCTGATGATGGACATTTTGGTAGCCTCCATGTTTTGGCTaagtgtaaatagtgctgcagtcaacattggatacatgtatcttttagagTTATGgctttctccaaatatatgcccagaagtgggattgccaGATCATTGTTAgctttatatttagttttttaagaaaccactatactattttccatagtggttgcaccagttttcattcccatcagtGGTGTAGGAGGGTTTGCTTtgctccatgccctctccagcatttattgtttgtagactttttgatgatggccattgtgactagtgtgaaatgatacctcgttgtagttttgatttacattacTCTATAATAAGTAGTGAGGTTGAGCAGcctttcatgtgcctcttggccatctgtaatgccttctctggagaaatgtttgtttagatcttctgcccagtttttgattgtttttttttttttttttttttatactgaaCTGCATGGAgctgtttttgtattttgaagATAAATTTCTTATTGgtcactttgcaaatattttcagccattctgtgggttgtctttcattttgtttatggtttcctttgctgtgcaaaaagctttttaagtttaatttggtctctctctctctttcttttttttctatttttactacTCTGGGAAGTGAATCAAAGAAAGATATTGCTGCGatctatgtcagagagtgttctggctatattttcctctaagagttctgTAGCATCTGGCCTTAcaattaagtctttaatccatttgtatttatttttgtgtatggtgttaaagagcattctaatttcatttttttattaacacatggagctgtccagttttccaagaaCCATGTATTGAAGtc is a window encoding:
- the MYD88 gene encoding myeloid differentiation primary response protein MyD88 codes for the protein MTEGVPSAGSALPTPAMSSLPLAALNVRVRRRLSLFLNVRAPVAADWTVLAEAMDFEYLEIQQLEKYADPTSRLLDDWQRRPGASVGRLLELLAKLGREDVLMELGPSIEEDCQKYILKQQQEASEKPLQVDSIDSSIPRINDMAGITIRDDPLGQKPEYFDAFICYCPSDIEFVHEMIRQLEQTNYRLKLCVSDRDVLPGTCVWSIASELIEKRCRRMVVVVSDEYLQSKECDFQTKFALSLSPGAHQKRLIPIKYKPMKKEFPSILRFITVCDYTNPCTQNWFWTRLAKALSMP